The following coding sequences are from one Mycobacterium bourgelatii window:
- the argS gene encoding arginine--tRNA ligase: MTPADLAELLKATATAVLAEHGLDVSALPATVTVERPRNPEHGDYASNLALQLGKKVGANPRELAGWLAEALAGADGIASAEVAGPGFINMRLETSAQAQIVKSVIEAGDAFGTSDLLAGHKINLEFVSANPTGPIHIGGTRWAAVGDALGRLLTSQGADVVREYYFNDHGAQIDRFANSLIAAAKGEPTPEDGYAGTYINDIAAQVLQKAPDALSLPDDEMHETFREIGVDLMFSHIKESLHEFGTDFDVYTHEDSMHTSGRVDQAIARLRETGNIYEKDGATWLRSSAFGDDKDRVVIKSDGKPAYIAGDLAYYLDKRERGFDLCIYMLGADHHGYISRLKAAAAAFGEDPATVEVLIGQMVNLVRDGQPVRMSKRAGTVITLDDLVEALGVDAARYSLIRSSVDTAIDIDLELWSSASNENPVYYVQYAHARLSALARNAAELGLAPDTEHLDLLSHDKEGTLLRTIGEFPRVLKTAASLREPHRITRYLEDLAGDYHRFYDSCRVLPQGDEEPTDLNAARLALCQATRQVIANGLAILGVSAPERM; encoded by the coding sequence GTGACCCCCGCTGACCTCGCTGAGCTGCTCAAAGCCACCGCTACTGCGGTGCTGGCCGAGCACGGCCTCGACGTGTCCGCATTGCCGGCAACGGTCACGGTGGAGCGGCCGCGCAACCCTGAGCACGGTGATTACGCCAGCAACCTGGCCCTGCAGCTGGGCAAGAAGGTCGGCGCCAACCCCCGTGAGCTGGCCGGATGGCTCGCCGAGGCCCTGGCAGGCGCCGACGGTATCGCCTCCGCAGAGGTGGCCGGACCGGGTTTCATCAACATGCGCCTGGAGACCTCGGCGCAGGCGCAGATCGTCAAGAGTGTCATCGAGGCCGGTGACGCCTTCGGCACCTCTGACCTGCTGGCCGGGCACAAGATCAATCTGGAATTCGTCTCGGCCAACCCCACCGGGCCGATCCACATCGGCGGCACCCGCTGGGCCGCGGTCGGTGACGCCCTGGGTCGGCTGTTGACCAGCCAGGGCGCGGACGTGGTCCGCGAGTACTACTTCAACGACCACGGCGCCCAGATCGACCGGTTCGCCAACTCCTTGATCGCGGCGGCCAAGGGCGAACCGACGCCCGAAGACGGCTACGCGGGCACCTACATCAACGACATCGCCGCCCAGGTCCTGCAGAAGGCGCCGGACGCGCTGAGCCTGCCCGACGACGAGATGCACGAGACCTTCCGTGAAATCGGTGTCGACCTGATGTTCAGCCACATCAAGGAGTCGTTGCACGAATTCGGCACCGACTTCGACGTCTACACCCATGAAGACTCGATGCACACCAGCGGCCGGGTCGACCAGGCCATCGCCCGATTGCGCGAAACGGGCAACATCTACGAAAAGGACGGCGCAACCTGGTTGCGCAGCAGCGCTTTTGGTGACGACAAGGACCGCGTCGTGATCAAGAGCGACGGCAAGCCGGCGTATATCGCCGGCGACCTCGCATACTACCTGGACAAGCGCGAACGCGGCTTCGACCTGTGCATCTACATGCTCGGTGCCGACCACCACGGATACATCTCGCGGCTCAAGGCGGCGGCGGCCGCGTTCGGGGAGGACCCGGCCACGGTCGAGGTGCTCATCGGGCAGATGGTCAACCTGGTCCGTGACGGTCAACCGGTCCGGATGAGCAAGCGCGCGGGCACCGTGATCACCCTCGACGACCTGGTCGAGGCGCTGGGCGTCGACGCCGCGCGCTACAGCCTGATCCGTTCGTCGGTGGACACCGCGATCGACATCGATCTGGAACTGTGGTCCTCCGCCTCGAACGAAAACCCGGTGTATTACGTGCAATACGCGCACGCCCGGCTCTCGGCCTTGGCGCGCAACGCCGCCGAACTCGGCCTCGCCCCGGACACCGAACACCTCGATCTGCTCAGCCACGACAAAGAGGGCACGTTGCTGCGCACCATCGGGGAGTTTCCGCGGGTGCTCAAGACGGCCGCGTCGCTGCGCGAACCACACCGGATCACCCGCTACCTGGAAGACCTGGCCGGCGACTACCACCGGTTCTACGACTCGTGCCGGGTGCTGCCGCAGGGTGACGAGGAACCCACCGACCTCAATGCCGCACGTCTCGCGCTGTGCCAGGCGACCCGTCAGGTCATCGCCAACGGGCTGGCAATCCTCGGAGTGAGTGCCCCGGAGCGCATGTGA
- a CDS encoding Dyp-type peroxidase: MLELDDIQHILLTRTPAMTGRYEFLSFDTAVGGRAWLSEMVEVVESAASVPSTMDDTKRWVTLGFTWTGLRALGVPEESLDTFPEAFRQGMAARADILGDTGPNHPDNWVGGLAGEDLHAIAILFARDDAEQARATGVHDDLLARIGGVRRLSYLDLNATPPFNYAHDHFGFRDRLSQPVIEGTGEEPTPGSGDPLKAGEFILGYPDELGPVVNLPQPDVLSRNGTYAAYRRLQEHVGLFREYLSDNAETPEEQELLAAKFMGRWRSGAPLVLAPDKDDPELGADPMRNNDFNYKEMDPHGYACPLGAHARRLNPRDTAHNMNRRRMIRRGATYGPALPDGAADDGADRGIAAFIICANLMRQFEFAQNVWINDRTFHELGNEHDPICGTQDGTLEFKIPKRPIRKVLKGLPAFTTLTGGAYFFLPGIKAMRYLAQLS, translated from the coding sequence ATGCTTGAACTCGATGACATCCAGCACATTCTGCTGACCCGCACGCCGGCGATGACCGGTCGCTACGAGTTCCTGTCCTTCGACACGGCCGTCGGCGGCCGGGCGTGGCTGTCCGAAATGGTGGAAGTCGTGGAGTCGGCGGCATCGGTGCCGAGCACGATGGACGACACCAAGCGGTGGGTCACGCTGGGGTTCACGTGGACGGGTCTTCGAGCGTTGGGAGTGCCCGAGGAGTCACTGGACACCTTCCCCGAGGCCTTTCGCCAAGGGATGGCTGCACGCGCTGACATCTTGGGTGATACCGGCCCCAACCACCCCGACAACTGGGTCGGCGGTTTGGCCGGCGAGGATCTGCACGCGATTGCGATCCTGTTCGCCCGTGATGACGCCGAGCAGGCCAGGGCCACCGGCGTCCACGACGACCTTCTCGCGCGTATCGGTGGTGTGCGGCGGCTATCGTATCTGGACCTGAATGCCACACCGCCGTTCAACTATGCCCACGACCACTTCGGCTTCCGGGATCGCCTGTCTCAACCGGTGATCGAGGGGACCGGCGAGGAGCCCACTCCGGGCTCCGGCGACCCGCTGAAGGCGGGCGAGTTCATCCTCGGCTATCCCGACGAATTGGGTCCGGTAGTTAATCTGCCGCAACCGGACGTGCTGTCCCGGAACGGCACATACGCCGCGTACCGACGGCTGCAGGAACATGTCGGCCTCTTCCGAGAGTACTTGAGCGACAACGCCGAGACCCCCGAGGAACAGGAGTTGCTTGCGGCGAAGTTCATGGGTCGCTGGCGCAGCGGCGCCCCGCTTGTGCTGGCGCCCGATAAGGATGACCCCGAGTTGGGTGCCGATCCCATGCGCAACAACGACTTCAACTACAAAGAGATGGACCCGCATGGGTACGCATGCCCGCTCGGCGCTCACGCGAGGCGGCTCAACCCTAGGGACACCGCGCACAACATGAACCGACGGCGGATGATCCGCCGCGGGGCTACCTACGGTCCTGCGCTTCCAGACGGAGCTGCCGACGACGGCGCCGACCGCGGCATCGCCGCGTTCATCATCTGCGCAAACCTGATGCGGCAGTTCGAGTTCGCCCAGAACGTCTGGATCAACGACCGGACCTTTCACGAGTTGGGCAACGAACACGATCCGATCTGCGGCACGCAGGACGGCACGCTCGAATTCAAGATCCCCAAGCGTCCGATACGAAAGGTCCTCAAAGGACTTCCAGCATTTACGACCCTGACCGGCGGGGCGTACTTCTTCTTGCCCGGCATCAAGGCAATGCGTTATCTCGCCCAACTCAGTTGA
- a CDS encoding class I adenylate-forming enzyme family protein codes for MNLPTLPDLRAQQDPGAPAIADDRFDLNNAQFLDAVTGAAATLQAHGVRAGDVVAVMLPNTASLVVSLFAAWRLGAAVTPINPALAPAEAVYQVADAAAKVVIVDYPIDFEVSAEVLLTDELTSAGSAAATPVVGDALALLIYTSGTTGRPKGVMLDHANLDAMCAMAIDAFKLTEADHSLLILPLFHANGIVAGTLSPLLAGGRTTIAGRFSPKTFWNRIERSRATYFSAVPTIYAMLADLPAEIRPDASSVRFAVCGAAPASVQLLNKFENRYGIPLIEGYGLSEGSCASTINPLHGTRKAGTVGLPLPGQTIRIADASGQPVPDGQAGEVLIQGPNVMRGYLNRPEETAKALVGGWLHTGDIGRFDEDGYLVLVDRAKDMIIRGGENIYPKEIETVVYQLPEIAEAAVVGRAHPVYGEEPVLFVGTTPGMTIEPDQIREYLSGAIAKYKLPVEITILDELPKNPVGKIDKPSLRKNLQTVPHTA; via the coding sequence ATGAACTTGCCTACCCTCCCCGACCTTCGCGCACAGCAGGACCCCGGCGCGCCGGCCATCGCCGACGACCGGTTTGACCTCAACAACGCACAGTTCCTCGACGCGGTCACCGGCGCCGCCGCGACCCTGCAGGCGCACGGCGTTCGCGCCGGCGATGTCGTTGCCGTCATGCTGCCCAACACCGCCAGCCTTGTCGTATCCCTTTTCGCAGCATGGCGTCTGGGCGCGGCGGTGACCCCGATCAATCCCGCGCTCGCGCCGGCGGAGGCGGTCTATCAGGTGGCCGACGCCGCGGCGAAGGTCGTGATTGTTGACTATCCCATCGATTTCGAGGTTTCTGCGGAGGTGCTCCTGACCGATGAGCTGACCTCCGCCGGGTCCGCGGCTGCCACCCCGGTCGTCGGTGATGCGCTCGCACTGCTGATCTACACCAGCGGAACGACGGGGCGCCCCAAAGGAGTCATGCTCGACCACGCCAACCTGGATGCGATGTGCGCCATGGCGATCGATGCGTTCAAACTCACCGAAGCCGACCACAGCCTGCTGATCCTGCCCCTGTTCCACGCCAACGGCATTGTGGCGGGCACGCTTTCACCGCTGCTCGCAGGCGGTCGCACGACCATCGCCGGCCGGTTCAGCCCGAAGACATTCTGGAATCGGATCGAGCGGAGCCGCGCCACGTACTTCTCGGCCGTCCCAACCATCTACGCGATGCTGGCCGACCTGCCCGCCGAGATCCGCCCGGATGCATCCTCGGTACGGTTCGCCGTCTGCGGTGCCGCCCCAGCCAGCGTCCAGCTGCTGAACAAGTTTGAAAACCGTTATGGCATACCACTTATCGAAGGGTACGGACTGTCCGAAGGGTCCTGTGCGAGCACTATCAACCCGCTCCACGGTACGCGCAAGGCGGGCACGGTCGGACTGCCGCTGCCCGGGCAGACGATCCGCATCGCCGACGCAAGCGGTCAACCCGTCCCCGACGGTCAGGCCGGCGAAGTCCTAATACAAGGACCAAATGTCATGCGCGGGTATCTAAATCGGCCGGAGGAGACCGCCAAGGCGCTGGTCGGCGGCTGGCTGCATACCGGCGACATCGGCCGGTTCGACGAGGACGGCTACCTCGTTCTCGTCGACCGGGCCAAGGACATGATCATCCGTGGCGGCGAGAACATCTATCCGAAGGAAATCGAGACCGTCGTCTACCAGTTGCCGGAAATCGCCGAGGCGGCCGTAGTCGGCCGCGCCCATCCGGTCTACGGCGAAGAGCCCGTCCTGTTCGTCGGGACGACCCCGGGTATGACAATCGAGCCCGATCAGATTCGCGAGTACCTCTCCGGTGCCATAGCGAAATACAAGCTGCCCGTTGAGATCACGATTCTTGACGAACTTCCGAAGAACCCCGTCGGCAAAATCGACAAGCCGTCGCTCCGGAAGAACTTGCAGACCGTTCCGCACACCGCGTAA
- a CDS encoding DUF3556 domain-containing protein, with product MGFTTPVFPDVDPDTFLQKTFTERMRLLTTNWVDNGFGSPTMVHAIYIVKLIFCYALGGVLVATLTSDLPAFWHISEWWNQPIVYQKFVLWTVLLECLNVAGAWGPLCGKVKPMTGGARFWARPGTIRLRPFRWVPFTGGDRRTWFDVVLYVALLIAVAVPLLSPGVHSDSLSAVMPHNVSGLVSPVLLVAPMVLLVVLGLRDKIIFLAARSEQYLPAILFFTVLPFIDMIIALKLLIVAVWVGAGVSKFGKHFSNVIPPMVSNSPLVRFKWLKRAHYRDFPRDLRPSRLADGMAHVLGTTVEIIAPLILLFSTNKWLTVAAVVLMVGFHLFIISTFPLAVPLEWNVMFAYTTIFLFLGFPNWNGYATTDMSSPWLLAGIVVGLLFFPILGSFRPDKVSFLPSLRQYSGNWASAVWAFAPGGEKKLDKVTRSTKNLVDQFVDFGYEPRWAEITMHQPVAFRTMHSQGRGLLSVLLNNLPDIDTRTVREAEFVCNSLIGFNFGDGHLHNEDLIAAVQREAAFEPGELVVAWVESQAWGSKVQHYKVIDAALGVIERGTWKVADAVAEQPWLPNGPIPTEVSWTRQNHRVEALP from the coding sequence ATGGGATTTACTACACCGGTGTTCCCGGACGTCGATCCGGACACGTTTCTGCAGAAGACATTTACGGAGCGGATGCGCCTGCTCACGACCAACTGGGTTGACAACGGGTTCGGCTCGCCGACGATGGTCCACGCGATCTACATCGTCAAACTGATCTTCTGCTACGCGCTGGGCGGTGTCCTCGTCGCCACGTTGACGTCGGATCTGCCGGCGTTCTGGCACATCTCCGAATGGTGGAACCAGCCGATCGTGTATCAAAAGTTCGTGCTCTGGACCGTGCTGCTCGAGTGCTTGAACGTCGCGGGCGCATGGGGACCGTTGTGCGGCAAGGTCAAACCGATGACTGGTGGAGCCCGTTTCTGGGCACGACCGGGCACCATCCGGTTACGTCCCTTCAGGTGGGTGCCATTCACCGGCGGAGACCGCCGTACCTGGTTCGACGTGGTGCTCTATGTCGCGCTGCTCATCGCCGTTGCCGTTCCGCTGCTTTCACCCGGCGTGCACAGCGACTCACTGTCTGCGGTCATGCCCCACAACGTCTCGGGTCTGGTGAGTCCGGTTCTACTCGTCGCACCGATGGTGCTGCTGGTAGTGCTCGGTCTGCGGGACAAAATCATCTTCCTGGCTGCACGCAGCGAGCAGTACCTGCCCGCGATCCTTTTCTTCACGGTCCTGCCGTTCATCGACATGATCATCGCGCTCAAGCTGCTGATCGTCGCGGTGTGGGTCGGTGCGGGAGTGTCGAAGTTCGGCAAGCACTTTTCCAACGTCATCCCGCCGATGGTGAGTAACAGCCCGTTGGTCCGGTTCAAGTGGCTGAAGCGGGCGCACTACCGCGATTTCCCCCGCGACCTGCGCCCGTCACGGCTCGCCGATGGGATGGCCCACGTGTTGGGCACCACCGTCGAAATCATCGCCCCGCTGATCCTGCTGTTCTCCACCAACAAATGGCTGACGGTCGCCGCTGTGGTCCTGATGGTTGGGTTCCACCTGTTCATCATCTCGACGTTCCCCCTGGCGGTACCGCTGGAGTGGAACGTGATGTTCGCCTACACAACCATTTTCCTGTTCCTCGGCTTCCCGAACTGGAACGGATACGCGACCACGGACATGTCGTCGCCGTGGTTGTTGGCAGGGATCGTCGTTGGTCTGCTGTTCTTCCCGATCCTCGGCAGCTTCCGACCCGACAAGGTGTCGTTTCTGCCGTCGCTGCGGCAGTACTCCGGCAACTGGGCCTCGGCCGTCTGGGCGTTCGCGCCAGGTGGGGAGAAGAAGCTCGACAAGGTCACGCGCTCGACGAAGAACCTGGTCGACCAGTTTGTCGACTTCGGGTACGAACCGCGGTGGGCCGAAATCACGATGCACCAACCCGTTGCGTTTCGGACCATGCACAGCCAGGGCCGCGGCCTGTTGTCGGTGCTACTGAACAACTTGCCCGACATCGACACCCGCACCGTGCGTGAGGCTGAGTTCGTCTGCAATTCGTTGATCGGGTTCAACTTCGGTGACGGTCACCTGCATAACGAGGACCTGATCGCCGCTGTGCAGCGGGAAGCGGCCTTCGAGCCGGGCGAACTGGTGGTCGCGTGGGTCGAGTCGCAGGCCTGGGGCAGCAAGGTACAGCACTACAAGGTCATCGACGCCGCCCTGGGCGTGATCGAGCGTGGCACTTGGAAGGTCGCCGACGCAGTTGCCGAGCAGCCGTGGCTGCCCAACGGCCCTATCCCGACCGAGGTGAGCTGGACTAGGCAGAACCACCGCGTTGAGGCCCTGCCATGA
- a CDS encoding phytoene desaturase family protein: protein MSTAIVVGAGPNGLAAAITLAQAGVQVTVLEAADEIGGGTRSSEAIIPGLLHDHCSAIHPMAVGSPFLSGLPLERYGLSWRWSEVDCAHPLDDGSAGVLYRSVDQTADGLGGDGSRWRALFSGPSSKYDALSDDIMGPLLRIPSHPLTLARFGVPTVLPASTLARCFRTPEARALFGGVAAHTFRPLHHPMTSAIGLGILTAGHRHGWPVAAGGSQSIANAMASLLVDLGGKIETGVRIETASQLPPNDVTMFDLAPEAIAGILGDRLPRRVSRAYRRFRRGPGAFKVDFAVEDSVPWTNPAARHAGTVHVVGEFPELAAAERDVHAGRMPERPFVLVGQQYLADPQRSVGNVHPLWTYAHVPSGYTGDATEAIVCQIERFAPGFRERIVGYTVRSTTQMASYNLNYVGGDIMTGSKDVRRLVFGPRTTLSPYRVGIPGMFICSAATPPGPGAHGMCGANAAQLALDELR, encoded by the coding sequence ATGAGCACCGCGATCGTCGTCGGAGCCGGGCCCAACGGGCTCGCCGCCGCGATCACACTCGCTCAAGCGGGAGTCCAGGTGACCGTGCTGGAGGCCGCCGACGAGATCGGCGGCGGTACCAGGAGCAGCGAGGCGATCATTCCGGGACTGTTGCATGATCACTGCTCCGCCATACACCCGATGGCCGTGGGATCGCCGTTTCTTAGTGGGCTGCCATTGGAGCGCTACGGATTGTCCTGGCGGTGGTCCGAGGTCGACTGTGCCCATCCGCTCGACGACGGCAGCGCCGGCGTGCTCTACCGCTCGGTGGATCAGACGGCGGACGGTCTGGGTGGTGATGGATCGCGCTGGCGCGCACTGTTCAGTGGTCCATCCTCGAAATACGATGCGCTGTCCGACGACATCATGGGTCCGCTGCTGCGGATTCCCTCACATCCCTTGACACTGGCCCGCTTTGGCGTTCCGACCGTGCTGCCCGCGTCAACGCTGGCCCGCTGCTTTCGTACCCCCGAAGCCCGCGCCCTGTTCGGAGGTGTTGCCGCCCACACATTCCGGCCTTTGCACCATCCCATGACGTCGGCGATCGGACTCGGGATACTCACCGCCGGCCATCGCCACGGCTGGCCGGTCGCTGCCGGCGGCTCGCAATCCATTGCCAACGCGATGGCATCGCTGTTGGTCGACCTCGGTGGCAAGATCGAGACCGGCGTGCGTATCGAAACGGCGTCGCAGCTCCCGCCCAACGACGTCACGATGTTCGATCTGGCCCCGGAGGCGATAGCGGGAATCCTCGGAGATCGGTTGCCGCGCAGGGTTTCCCGGGCCTATCGGCGATTCCGGCGCGGACCGGGTGCATTCAAGGTCGACTTCGCCGTCGAGGACAGCGTCCCATGGACCAATCCTGCCGCGCGCCACGCTGGGACGGTCCACGTGGTCGGCGAATTCCCCGAGCTGGCCGCCGCCGAACGGGACGTTCACGCCGGCCGGATGCCCGAGCGTCCTTTCGTGCTGGTCGGGCAGCAGTATCTCGCCGACCCGCAGCGCTCCGTCGGCAACGTCCATCCGCTATGGACCTATGCCCACGTCCCGAGCGGCTACACCGGTGATGCGACGGAGGCGATCGTCTGCCAGATCGAGCGATTCGCACCGGGTTTCCGGGAACGGATCGTCGGATACACGGTCCGATCGACCACGCAGATGGCGTCCTACAACCTCAACTACGTCGGCGGAGACATCATGACTGGCTCGAAGGACGTCCGCCGGCTCGTCTTCGGTCCGCGCACCACACTCTCGCCCTACCGCGTAGGGATACCCGGAATGTTCATCTGCTCGGCGGCCACACCGCCGGGCCCGGGTGCACACGGCATGTGCGGGGCCAATGCCGCGCAGCTCGCGCTTGACGAACTGCGTTGA
- a CDS encoding SDR family NAD(P)-dependent oxidoreductase has protein sequence MNDLSGRRALVTGAARGIGLAIARRLVQGGARVALADLNADGAVAAANELGNGCIGLGCDVRSTDDVQAAVEATVKAFGGLDLLVNNAGIEIAKPITELTDEEFRHILDINVVGTFRCTKAVVPVMAASGGGAIVNLASAAGTAGGPLLSAYCASKGAVVRFTESAAIELRQVGIRVNAVCPGIIQTDMGDRLGTAVEAIAPIPFDDLVNLKQGRYGTPAEVAETVAFLASDEARFVNGSHYLLDGGLTANLF, from the coding sequence ATGAATGATCTCTCAGGGCGACGCGCACTCGTCACCGGCGCTGCACGCGGCATCGGCCTGGCCATCGCGCGCCGCCTGGTCCAGGGCGGTGCCCGCGTGGCACTGGCCGATCTCAACGCCGATGGGGCCGTCGCCGCCGCCAACGAACTCGGCAACGGATGCATCGGCCTGGGCTGCGATGTGCGCTCCACCGACGATGTGCAGGCCGCCGTCGAAGCCACCGTGAAAGCATTCGGCGGCCTCGACCTGCTGGTCAACAACGCCGGCATCGAAATCGCCAAGCCCATCACGGAACTCACCGACGAGGAATTCCGCCACATATTGGACATCAACGTCGTCGGCACGTTCCGCTGCACCAAGGCGGTGGTCCCCGTGATGGCCGCGTCCGGAGGGGGCGCGATCGTCAACCTGGCCTCCGCCGCCGGCACCGCGGGTGGGCCACTGCTCAGTGCGTACTGCGCATCAAAGGGAGCGGTCGTGCGCTTCACGGAGTCGGCCGCCATCGAGCTTCGCCAGGTCGGCATCCGCGTCAACGCGGTCTGTCCCGGAATCATCCAAACCGACATGGGCGACCGACTGGGCACAGCCGTCGAGGCGATCGCACCGATCCCCTTCGACGACCTGGTCAACCTCAAGCAGGGCCGCTACGGCACCCCCGCCGAGGTCGCCGAAACCGTCGCCTTCCTTGCCTCTGACGAAGCCCGCTTCGTCAATGGATCTCACTACCTGCTCGACGGTGGACTCACCGCAAACCTTTTCTAG
- a CDS encoding SDR family NAD(P)-dependent oxidoreductase, protein MTITTSPERSTISTSGSLAGKVAVITGAARGIGYEVAKKYAAHGAVVVVSDINEDAAASAAQTLPNATAVRCDVRDEVTTAALFDHVLTEHGKIDIVVANAGIATLAPLLDMPFDMWRQMMSINLDGVFLTVQHGARAMIASQVAGSIITMASVTALAAVPLAGHYAAAKAGVVNLTKTAALELRPAGIRVNAILPGFVETELVTGNRELYNQALGIDFDDLLAQTQGGYVTVDDVADLAVFLAGDRAQFSTGGAFVVDGGLSASLF, encoded by the coding sequence ATGACAATCACAACTTCACCTGAACGCTCCACAATCAGCACGTCCGGCTCCCTGGCCGGCAAGGTGGCCGTCATCACCGGCGCCGCCCGCGGCATCGGCTACGAAGTCGCCAAGAAATACGCAGCTCACGGTGCGGTGGTCGTCGTGTCCGACATCAACGAGGATGCGGCCGCCTCGGCCGCACAGACGTTGCCCAACGCCACCGCCGTGAGGTGCGACGTCCGCGACGAAGTCACCACCGCAGCCCTGTTCGATCACGTGCTCACCGAGCACGGCAAGATCGACATCGTTGTGGCGAACGCCGGAATCGCTACTCTTGCACCGCTGCTCGACATGCCGTTTGACATGTGGCGGCAGATGATGTCGATCAACCTCGATGGCGTCTTCCTCACCGTGCAACATGGCGCCCGCGCGATGATCGCCTCGCAGGTGGCGGGATCCATCATCACGATGGCGTCGGTGACCGCCCTGGCCGCAGTGCCGCTGGCTGGGCACTACGCCGCGGCGAAGGCCGGCGTGGTCAACCTGACCAAAACAGCAGCGCTCGAGCTGCGGCCCGCCGGGATCCGGGTCAACGCGATACTGCCGGGCTTCGTGGAGACGGAGCTGGTGACCGGGAACCGCGAACTGTACAACCAGGCCCTGGGCATCGATTTCGACGACCTGCTGGCCCAGACACAGGGCGGTTACGTCACAGTCGACGACGTCGCGGATCTGGCCGTCTTCCTGGCTGGTGATCGCGCACAATTCAGCACCGGCGGTGCGTTTGTGGTCGACGGGGGGCTCTCGGCAAGTCTTTTCTGA
- a CDS encoding S26 family signal peptidase → MTPVRRRTVVVVLAAAGAAVGWLVSRALRVGVSGPSMVPTLRDGDALVAYPVRRVRPGDVVIARFRSRPDLLVVKRAIRPHGDGWWIEGDNPLVTDDSRKYGEAIVLGRVLFRYWRSDAGGVPGRRGP, encoded by the coding sequence GTGACCCCGGTGCGGCGCAGGACGGTCGTGGTAGTACTTGCCGCCGCGGGCGCGGCGGTCGGGTGGCTGGTGTCGCGGGCGTTGCGAGTCGGAGTGTCCGGGCCCTCGATGGTGCCGACGCTGCGTGACGGTGACGCGCTGGTGGCTTACCCGGTGCGCCGAGTGCGGCCGGGCGACGTGGTGATCGCGCGATTCCGCAGCCGACCGGACCTGCTCGTCGTCAAACGGGCGATACGGCCACATGGGGACGGCTGGTGGATCGAGGGCGACAATCCGCTCGTCACGGACGACTCGCGGAAATACGGTGAAGCGATCGTGTTGGGTCGCGTCCTCTTCCGGTACTGGCGTTCCGATGCTGGCGGCGTCCCCGGTCGACGCGGTCCGTAG
- the sodN gene encoding superoxide dismutase, Ni, producing the protein MRLPSFLAPNLIARAHCDLPCGVYDPAQARIEAESIKAIAEKYQANEDPEFRTRALIIKEQRSELVKHHLWVLWTDYFKPPHFEKYPQLHQLVNEATKLAGAGGTKGSIDPQVAQQLLDKIDEIAKIFWETKQA; encoded by the coding sequence ATGCGACTGCCGAGCTTTCTCGCCCCTAACCTCATCGCTCGTGCGCACTGCGACCTGCCTTGCGGTGTGTACGACCCGGCCCAGGCGCGAATCGAGGCCGAGTCGATCAAGGCCATCGCCGAGAAGTACCAGGCGAACGAGGACCCCGAGTTCCGCACCCGGGCGCTGATCATCAAGGAGCAGCGTTCCGAACTCGTCAAGCACCACCTGTGGGTGCTGTGGACCGACTACTTCAAGCCGCCTCACTTCGAGAAGTACCCCCAGCTTCACCAGTTGGTGAACGAAGCGACCAAGCTCGCCGGCGCCGGCGGTACCAAGGGCTCCATCGACCCGCAGGTTGCGCAGCAACTCCTCGACAAGATCGACGAGATCGCCAAGATCTTCTGGGAGACCAAGCAAGCCTGA